The Streptomyces sp. M92 nucleotide sequence GACCTGCGGGCACTGGCGGCCGCGCTGCCCGCGCACGGCGTGACCGTCGCCCTCGTCGAGCAGCCCTGGCGGGTGGCGGGGAAGAAGCTGGCGCCCGCGCCCAGGACCCTGGACACCGGCTGGCGCGGGATCTGGCCCGCGCTCCAGGCGCCCGGCCTGCCGGTGATCGCCGGCGGCCGCAGCGCCGGCGCCCGCGTCGCCTGCCGCACCGCCGCCGAACTGGGCGCCCACGCCGTACTCGCCCTCAGCTTCCCGCTGCACCCGCCGGGCAAGCCCGAGAAGTCCCGCGCGGACGAACTGCTCGGCGCGGGTGCCCCCACCCTCGTCGTACAGGGCGGCAACGATCCCTTCGGCAGAGCGGAGGAATTCCCCGGGGCACCCGAGGGGACCTACGACCTGATCGAGATCCCGTACGGCGACCACGGCTTCGCCGTGCCCAAGCGGGCGGAGATCACGCAGGAGCGGGCCCTGGAACTGATCACCGAGGGTGTCGCGAAGTGGGTCGGCTCACTCGGGTGAACACCCGGGAATGACCGGCGGGCGCCCGCTGTTGTGGCGGACATACGTTGCTGAGAATCAGCACCGACGCCGTAGGAGAGGAAGTCCGCCGCATGGGTTCGACCTTCTGCCCGAGTCGTAGCAGCCGATCCGACCTGGACTGGACGGTGCTGCACGCGGCGAAGACCGCCCCTATTCGGGCGGCGGGCGGACCGGATCGTCGTCTATCCTCCGATTCGAGTGGGGCCGGTCTCGGTCTCGCGACATCTTTGGAGGAGGTGGGTCCGGTCACTGGGACCGACGCAGGGACCGAACACGGCCAGGCGGAGCAGCCCGAGGGCCGGGGAACGAGCGCGGAGTCGACCGCGGAGCGCAGCGCGCGCTTCGAGCGGGACGCGCTCGAGTTCCTCGACCAGATGTACTCGGCCGCGCTGCGCATGACACGTAATCCGGCCGACGCCGAGGACCTGGTGCAGGAGACCTACGCCAAGGCGTACGCGTCCTTCCACCAGTTCCGCGAGGGAACCAACCTCAAGGCGTGGCTGTACCGCATCCTCACCAACACCTTCATCAACTCGTACCGCAAGAAGCAGCGCGAACCCCAGC carries:
- a CDS encoding alpha/beta hydrolase family protein, whose protein sequence is MTSENTETTTENVDTDAGPARITWHRAPKPRLVLAASHGAGGGIEARDLRALAAALPAHGVTVALVEQPWRVAGKKLAPAPRTLDTGWRGIWPALQAPGLPVIAGGRSAGARVACRTAAELGAHAVLALSFPLHPPGKPEKSRADELLGAGAPTLVVQGGNDPFGRAEEFPGAPEGTYDLIEIPYGDHGFAVPKRAEITQERALELITEGVAKWVGSLG